In Candidatus Stygibacter australis, the genomic window CGTTTACTTCATCATGCTGAACCGGTAGTTATGGCTGGTGACAGTTATAGAATGAAGGGCAAAATTAACTGAAAATCTGTACCAGTTACGAGTGCCAAAACTGTACCAATTTAAAATGCCATTGACAACTCCCCCCTTATATTTTATCTAACAATGATTCCGCAACTTTAACTCGAGCTTTGTGCAATTCAAACATTTTATATTGATTTATAATTCTTGTGTACTGCCCGATTAGTTCTTGCTTTTTATTAATAATATGTGTCGCATATTCATGTGATTTGTCATTGAGTCAAAAAACCCTTAGTTGTTTTAATGTCTGATTATTGCTTATAACTGTAATAGTTAAATTTAATAATGATGTAAGAATTATTAAAACAACTTTCTCAATCAATTGATCATTATTCAGAAAAGTGATTTTACTACTCATATATACTCCTATAACTTTTATTGATGATTATCAAATCCTTGTTACTGAAAATGATCTAAAATGGAACTTCATCATCCTTTTGAGTTCTTTGAATGGAATCTAGTCGTATTTTTAGGTTATTGTAAATTATGTTCTGCTTCTCAAGAGGATTCCCTATCATTAATTGAACAAAATTCCTTATTACATCCATTTCTAGAAAAACATTTGATCTGAATGAATAACCACCGTCTATGAAACAGTATATTAACTTTCTATTATCAAATAAATTATCTTCAAGTAAAGTATTTTGTTTCAACTTCTCCAAGTTATTTATTACTTGCTGTATTTCATCAATGTATTTCGCATCGTAAAAAATTTCTCCTATTACACTTAGCAGCATATCTGCAAATTGCTGATATGTAAGCTTTTCACTGCTTAAGAAATTAATTCCTGAAAACTCTCGAGTAGTGATTTGCTTGTTAATTTCAGATGCAGAACCTAATCTACTTGAAGGGTCACTGCAAATCATGTGCCTTAAAATATCACTGTATTCAAAAGTAGTTATATTATTGTTGGTGATTAATAATTCAAACAATTTTCCTATAAAATATATCTCAGTGGAATGATTATAGATATTATCTGAAAATTCATCTGGTAAAGAGCACCACCAATTTAAGTTTATACTTTTTTTCTCATCACTGTCAAATTTAATTTCTTTACCAAATCCGAAATCAATTACTTTTACATTTCCTTCTGGTGTTACAAGGATATTTGGACCTCTAATATCTCGGTGAAGAATGTTATTCAATTCTAAATACTCAAATGCCTGTACAGTTTGTAAAAAAATACTGTTAATTTCCTCAGGATGCTTCTTGAGATATTCTTCAATATTGTGTCCATCAATGTATTCCATCACAATGAATCCTGTGTTTGTCTTAGGATACAGATAGAAATTGAAAATCCTAACAACATTACGATGATATAATAAGTGCATAAGCTTAATTTCATTGATAAAATTGGAATAAAAATCACTTCTCTGAGATTCATATTCGGGTGAATATTTTTTACATACAAATTCTGTATCAATTTCTTCATCTCTTAGCAAAACAGTAATGCCGAAACCACCTCTATTCAAATACTTCACAAAAGTAAGATCTTTATTTCTAGTAAATTTTATTATTTCGTTTTCTGTTAACATCTACTCTCCATGTTATTGCTATTTATGTTTTAAGGATGTAATGTTACATTAAATTGTCAAGTATTCTTTTTTCCGAATCTGTCACACCGCCTTAGGAGACTGTTCAACATCACGCCGCCCCCTGTAACAACTTACGCTTCATAATATCAATAATATTGCACACTTTCAGGTTTTCTTGACAAATTCGTGGCAAATCGATGTTTTCAATAAAGCAC contains:
- a CDS encoding protein kinase family protein translates to MLTENEIIKFTRNKDLTFVKYLNRGGFGITVLLRDEEIDTEFVCKKYSPEYESQRSDFYSNFINEIKLMHLLYHRNVVRIFNFYLYPKTNTGFIVMEYIDGHNIEEYLKKHPEEINSIFLQTVQAFEYLELNNILHRDIRGPNILVTPEGNVKVIDFGFGKEIKFDSDEKKSINLNWWCSLPDEFSDNIYNHSTEIYFIGKLFELLITNNNITTFEYSDILRHMICSDPSSRLGSASEINKQITTREFSGINFLSSEKLTYQQFADMLLSVIGEIFYDAKYIDEIQQVINNLEKLKQNTLLEDNLFDNRKLIYCFIDGGYSFRSNVFLEMDVIRNFVQLMIGNPLEKQNIIYNNLKIRLDSIQRTQKDDEVPF